CGATTCCTAGGGGGCTCACTCGGTGAGCGAAAAACCCCTGTTAGCGTCAATAATGGCGCTCTGGATGAGATGCCGCATGGCCCTCTCGGCCCCTTCGGCGTCGCCGGCGGCAAAGGCGTCGTAGACGTCCTGATGCAACTGGTTGGTCTCTTCCATTCCGACGAGTGCGGTGGTCGAACCGCGAGCCTGCATCTGCACGTCGATCATCAGCGACAAAGCCGCCTCGATCACCGAAAAAAGCTGCTCGAGAATTTCCGACCCCACCGCTGCCAGGAACGCGCGGTGAAATTCGAGATCATGCGTGATGAAATGCTGGCGCTGTTCTTCGGGCGTGACGGATTCTTCGTGCAGCACGGCGATCTTGCCCTGCCAGGCCGCATGGATGCGGGCCTTTGCGGCCTCGCTGCCATTGGCCGTGGCGGCCCAGACCACGCCGGGCTCCAGTGTCAGGCGGACCTGCAGCAGGTCCTTGAGCAGCACCTTGCGGTCCGCCGCCTGCATTCGCCACTGGATCAGATCGGGATCGAGCAATCGCCAGACGGCCCGCGGCATGACGGTGGTCCCCGCCATCTGCCGGCTGCGCACCAGCCCCTTCGCATTGAGAATGCGGATGGACTCGCGCACTACCGAGCGCCCCACCTTGAGTTCGTCCATCAACTCGGTTTCGGTCGGCAGGGTTTCGTCGGTCTTCCACTCGCCCGCCACGATACGGCGGCCGAGATCGCTGACGACCTGACCAAGAATGCCGCGCACGGGCATCAACCCGCCAAGCGGCATATCCTCGCGATTCGATGTAGTTGAGCGTCTGACCATTGCCAATTCGATCTGTGTTCCAAAGCCTCCCGTCAAGTGTGTACTTGCCCCTCTCCCCCTCCTCCGACTAGCATCGGTTCTAGTTTATATGTTTATCATATAAAGTCGAATGAGAAGCCGCAAGCGCCTCATGACGTTCGAGGGACCAGACGTGACCCAGCCACACGGCATCTTC
This sequence is a window from Devosia ginsengisoli. Protein-coding genes within it:
- a CDS encoding FadR/GntR family transcriptional regulator, with product MVRRSTTSNREDMPLGGLMPVRGILGQVVSDLGRRIVAGEWKTDETLPTETELMDELKVGRSVVRESIRILNAKGLVRSRQMAGTTVMPRAVWRLLDPDLIQWRMQAADRKVLLKDLLQVRLTLEPGVVWAATANGSEAAKARIHAAWQGKIAVLHEESVTPEEQRQHFITHDLEFHRAFLAAVGSEILEQLFSVIEAALSLMIDVQMQARGSTTALVGMEETNQLHQDVYDAFAAGDAEGAERAMRHLIQSAIIDANRGFSLTE